CGGAGGCTCAGGAGCAAGGGGTTGCCTACGAGGTCACCCGCTACGGCCTGGATGATCTGGACCGGGCCATCGCCGAGAGCGAAGACCACGGCTTCATCAAGGTGCTCACGCCGCCGGGCAAAGACAAGATTCTGGGTGCCGTGGTGGTGGGGGCACACGCCGGGGAAATTCTCGCCGAGTTCACGCTGGCGATGAAACATGGCCTGGGGCTGAACAAGATTCTGGGCACCATTCACCCGTACCCCACCTGGAACGAGTCAGCCAAGTACGCGGCGGGTGAATGGAAGCGGGCCCATGCGCCCGAAGGCATTCTGAGGCTGCTGGAAAAGCTCCACGGCTGGCGCCGCGGTGGCAAAAATACAAAAGCATTGAGGAGCACCTATGCCCCTGACTGAAACCCGACCGGCCCGCAGTAAACGCATTCCGGCCGTGGAAGTCCTGGAACCCCGGGCCCGCGACAGCTGGACCCACACCCGCAATGGTGACCCCCGGGGCTACATCGACGCGGACAAGCTCAAGGAGCTGTGGATTCACACGGGCACCGCCTGCAACCTGGCCTGTCCATTCTGCCTGGAAGGTTCACATCCCGGTGATGGTCGCATTCCGGGCATGAAGCTCAGTGATGTGAAACCGTTTATCCACGAAGCCATCGATATGGGCGTGGAGCAGTTTTCCTTCACCGGCGGAGAGCCTTTCGTGATCCGGGATTTCGTGAATATCCTGGATTACGCCAGCCAGCACCGGCCCTGTTTTGTGCTGACCAACGCCACCGAGCCGCTGCATAAACGGCAACACCAGGTGTTGCCGTTACTGGACAACCCCTACCCGATTCACTTCCGGGTCAGCCTGGATTTCCCGGATCGTGCCCGGCACGACAAGGACCGCGGCGAAGGCAGCTTTGACCAGGCGTTGGAGGGGATCCAATGGTTGATCGAACAGGGTTTCAAGGTATCGATCGCCCGCCAGACCGACCCCGGCGAACACCCGGTGGAGGTGGAAGCCGCGTTCCGTGAGATTTTCCGTCAGTGGAACATTCCGGAGAACCTGGCGTTTACCGCGTTTCCGGACCTGGGTACACCGGGTTCCGAAGACGGCAGCCCGGAGATCACCGAGACCTGCATGGAGAAGTACCCGACCAAAGAGGCCCGTTCCCACTTCATGTGCACCTACACGAGGATGCTGGTGAAGAAGGGGGATCAGGTTCGGGTGTATGCCTGCACGCTGGTGGATGACGACCCCCATTATGACCTGGGTGGCACGCTGGCCGAGAGCATGGACGAGCGGATTATGTTGCGGCATCACCGGTGTTTTTCCTGTTACCGGTTTGGGGCTAGTTGTTCGGCGCCTGGCTGACTCGCTGTTTTGGGATTCTGAGGTTCTGGAACTTCGGAGTTGCGGCCGTTGGGTATGGGGATGCCCTCCAAAACAAAAATCGTGGATTTTTTAATGGTTTCGGAGGGCATCCCCATACCCAACGGCCTTGGTGAGCACCGGTGGTGTGCCGGGAAGCTGTTATCGATGTTGGGGGCGTTGAGAGGTGGAGGGGGTTCCAAAACCATTAGAAAATCCACGATTTTCGTTTTGGAACCCCCTCCACCGCTCAACGACCTGCACCAAAACAATGGAATAAAAAAATGAACTTTACTGAAGCCTCCCTGTTCTGGGGATTTCTGCTGGTGTACGGCGTGGTTATGTACGTGCTGTCGCCCAAGAGCAAGAACGCGAATTCGTTTTACAAGGGCGCGGATGACCACGGCAACCCGGTGGGCCAGTGGTCGCTCACGGCGAGTATCTTTATCAGCTGGATCTTTGCCAAATCGGTGACCAACGCCGCCAACCTCGGCGCCGCTTATGGCGTGGTCGGTGGCCTGGCCTATGCCAGTTACTGGTTGTCGATTCCGGTGGCGGGTTATGTGATCTACCTGATCCGTACCCAGACCGGGGCCAGGAGCCTGCAGGATTTCCTGACCTCCCGGTTTGGACGGTTCGCAGCGCTGGCGTTTGCGGCGGCGATCCTCATCCGGTTGTATAACGAAGTCTGGAGTAACACCGCCGTGGTCGGTGGCTATTTCGGCTTGCCCGGGGAGTGGGAATACTACGCTGCGGCGATGCTGTTTACCGTTTTTACCCTGGCGTACAGCCTCAAGGGCGGGCTTCGGTCTTCGATCTTTACCGATGTGATTCAGGCCTTCGTGTTTGTGTTCTTCGTCGGGGCGGTGTTGTTCCTGATTATTCCGGCTAACGATACCAGCGCGCTGCTGACCAACGGCGAGTTCCGCCTGAACGCCGGCTTCGATCTGTTGCTGGTGGCTTTGCTGCAGCTGTTCAGTTACCCGTTCCATGACCCGGTGCTGACCGACCGGGGCTTTGTGAACAAGGAAAAGACCATGCTCAAGAGCTTCGTGGTGGCGGGTCTTCTTGGCTTTGTGGCGGTATTTATTTTCAGTCTGGTGGGGGTGCATGCCCGCTTGAACGGTATTGAAGCCATGGGCAATGCGCCAGCGGCGGTTGGCCAGTCTCTTGGTCTGGCAGCACTGTTCTTTATGAGTGTGGTGATGATGACCTCGGCCGGTTCAACACTGGATTCCACCTTTAGCTCGTTGGCGAAGTCCCTGGCAGTAGACCTGCCCCGCCTGGCCCGTCGCGCCAAAGACAAGCTGCCGAGTGTTCGGGTGGGTGCGGTGGTGATGATTGTATTCGCCTTGCTCGGTAACTTACCGATGTTCGCCGGCACCGACATTCTCAAGGCTACGACTATCTCCGGCACCATGGTGATGGGCCTGGCGCCGGTCTTCCTGTTCTATGGCTTTACTCAGTGGTCGCCCTGGAGCTTTCACCTCAGCTTCTGGACCGGGCTCGGGTTGGGTATTCTGCTGGCGGCGGGCCTGATTCCCTCCAGCTGGGCGATTGGTGATGGTGCCTACGCCATGTTGCTGGGTGTGAATGCCTACGGTTTTCTGATCTGTACGGCGTGTTTCTTCCTGCCTTTGCTGCTTCGGCGCCTGGCCGGAAAGTCTGTGGTTGCTGAGGGCGCGTGATAAAACGGGAGGGATCAGGCAATGGCTGACACAGAAGGGCGCAGCTGTCCGCTGGCTTACCGCTACCGGCCGGAAGCGCTTTGTGGTGA
The window above is part of the Marinobacter sp. THAF197a genome. Proteins encoded here:
- a CDS encoding radical SAM protein, translating into MPLTETRPARSKRIPAVEVLEPRARDSWTHTRNGDPRGYIDADKLKELWIHTGTACNLACPFCLEGSHPGDGRIPGMKLSDVKPFIHEAIDMGVEQFSFTGGEPFVIRDFVNILDYASQHRPCFVLTNATEPLHKRQHQVLPLLDNPYPIHFRVSLDFPDRARHDKDRGEGSFDQALEGIQWLIEQGFKVSIARQTDPGEHPVEVEAAFREIFRQWNIPENLAFTAFPDLGTPGSEDGSPEITETCMEKYPTKEARSHFMCTYTRMLVKKGDQVRVYACTLVDDDPHYDLGGTLAESMDERIMLRHHRCFSCYRFGASCSAPG
- a CDS encoding sodium:solute symporter family transporter; its protein translation is MNFTEASLFWGFLLVYGVVMYVLSPKSKNANSFYKGADDHGNPVGQWSLTASIFISWIFAKSVTNAANLGAAYGVVGGLAYASYWLSIPVAGYVIYLIRTQTGARSLQDFLTSRFGRFAALAFAAAILIRLYNEVWSNTAVVGGYFGLPGEWEYYAAAMLFTVFTLAYSLKGGLRSSIFTDVIQAFVFVFFVGAVLFLIIPANDTSALLTNGEFRLNAGFDLLLVALLQLFSYPFHDPVLTDRGFVNKEKTMLKSFVVAGLLGFVAVFIFSLVGVHARLNGIEAMGNAPAAVGQSLGLAALFFMSVVMMTSAGSTLDSTFSSLAKSLAVDLPRLARRAKDKLPSVRVGAVVMIVFALLGNLPMFAGTDILKATTISGTMVMGLAPVFLFYGFTQWSPWSFHLSFWTGLGLGILLAAGLIPSSWAIGDGAYAMLLGVNAYGFLICTACFFLPLLLRRLAGKSVVAEGA